One Williamsia phyllosphaerae DNA segment encodes these proteins:
- a CDS encoding CPBP family intramembrane glutamic endopeptidase, which yields MTTRATEGWDQLRTALLDRRPTNPDEARSVVRRRRIVVIVFLVFGAVFLALSLSAKPGDPIFYVYTLALAAVWVVGAALSRPLHLGRVTWRGHKRRPVLTGLGVGIGLGLFFVVGGLVVREIPPIRDLIAGVFEYATAGNLALVVAIALVNGIAEELFFRGALYSALGKYYPVVYSTIIYIVVTLASGNPMLGFAAILLGLVCALERRATGGVLAPMLTHVAWTAIILLALPPLFGV from the coding sequence ATGACAACCAGGGCCACCGAGGGTTGGGACCAGTTGCGTACCGCGCTGCTCGACCGTCGACCCACGAATCCCGACGAGGCGCGGTCGGTGGTGCGACGCCGCCGGATCGTGGTGATCGTCTTCCTCGTGTTCGGTGCGGTGTTCCTCGCACTGTCGCTGTCGGCGAAGCCGGGCGACCCGATCTTCTACGTCTACACACTCGCGCTCGCCGCGGTCTGGGTCGTGGGGGCGGCGTTGTCGCGACCGCTACACCTGGGGCGGGTCACGTGGCGCGGACACAAACGCCGACCGGTGCTCACCGGGCTCGGTGTGGGGATCGGGCTCGGCCTGTTCTTCGTCGTCGGCGGGCTCGTGGTCCGCGAGATCCCCCCGATCCGCGACCTGATCGCCGGCGTCTTCGAGTACGCGACCGCGGGCAACCTCGCCCTCGTCGTCGCGATCGCACTGGTCAACGGCATCGCCGAGGAACTGTTCTTCCGCGGCGCCCTCTACTCGGCGCTGGGCAAGTACTACCCGGTGGTCTACTCGACGATCATCTACATCGTCGTGACGCTGGCCAGCGGCAACCCGATGCTCGGCTTCGCAGCGATCCTGCTCGGACTCGTGTGCGCTCTGGAACGACGTGCGACCGGCGGTGTCCTCGCGCCCATGCTGACCCACGTCGCCTGGACCGCGATCATCCTGCTGGCGCTGCCGCCGCTGTTCGGCGTCTGA
- a CDS encoding NAD(P)H-binding protein — MRILVTGATGYVGSRLVTELLSEGHEVIAASRKPDGLAAFGWYDDVVPVALDASDRTAAATAFGAVGHVDVVYYLVHGIGETDFRHKDNAAARNVAEAAKDAGVSRIVYLGGFVPEGEKLSEHLASRAEVAEYLKVEDGPELVWLRAAVVVGAGSTSFELVRYLSDRLPVIPLPHWADNKMDPISVRDVVYYLVAAADADRLPAGAYDVAGANKASYRELLFTYLSAARRRRLPLPLRGLGTGLASLVSGRLVPVPTDLTGDLVASLDYPMFASEDRIRSIVPDPPGGLLTVRQAVEASLHAGPALPVNKLADIHHLADSDPEWAGGDWLRIRRVGSSVITARGWNEFERLGAGLVLSVGPAAGAVRTGVDFAVSRANKIASHVGR; from the coding sequence ATGCGAATTCTGGTCACAGGTGCCACCGGCTACGTGGGGTCACGTCTGGTCACCGAACTTCTGTCCGAAGGCCACGAGGTCATCGCCGCGTCGCGCAAGCCCGACGGGCTGGCCGCATTCGGGTGGTACGACGACGTGGTGCCCGTCGCCCTCGACGCATCCGACCGCACCGCCGCGGCCACCGCCTTCGGCGCCGTCGGTCACGTCGACGTCGTCTACTACCTGGTGCACGGCATCGGTGAGACCGACTTCCGCCACAAGGACAACGCGGCCGCGCGCAACGTCGCCGAGGCGGCCAAGGACGCCGGTGTCTCGCGCATCGTCTACCTCGGCGGGTTCGTCCCCGAGGGCGAGAAGCTCTCCGAGCACCTCGCGAGCCGCGCGGAGGTCGCCGAGTACCTGAAGGTCGAGGACGGACCCGAGCTCGTGTGGCTGCGCGCGGCGGTCGTCGTCGGCGCCGGGTCGACCTCGTTCGAGCTGGTGCGGTATCTGTCCGACCGACTCCCCGTCATCCCGCTCCCGCACTGGGCCGACAACAAGATGGACCCGATCTCCGTGCGCGACGTCGTGTACTACCTCGTCGCCGCAGCCGATGCCGACAGGCTCCCGGCGGGCGCCTACGACGTGGCCGGTGCGAACAAGGCCAGCTACCGCGAGCTGCTCTTCACCTACCTCTCCGCAGCGCGACGTCGCCGGCTCCCCTTGCCGCTGCGCGGCCTGGGCACCGGGCTGGCGTCGCTGGTCAGCGGGCGGTTGGTGCCCGTGCCGACCGACCTCACCGGGGACCTGGTCGCGTCCCTGGACTACCCGATGTTCGCGTCGGAGGACCGCATCCGATCGATCGTCCCCGACCCGCCCGGCGGTCTGCTCACCGTGCGCCAGGCCGTCGAGGCCTCGCTGCACGCCGGACCGGCACTGCCGGTGAACAAGCTCGCCGACATCCACCACCTCGCCGACTCCGACCCCGAGTGGGCCGGCGGCGACTGGTTGCGGATCCGACGCGTCGGGTCCAGCGTCATCACCGCACGTGGATGGAACGAGTTCGAGCGCCTCGGCGCCGGCCTCGTGCTGTCGGTCGGTCCCGCCGCGGGGGCCGTCCGCACCGGCGTCGACTTCGCGGTGTCCCGTGCCAACAAGATCGCGTCACACGTCGGGCGGTGA
- a CDS encoding magnesium transporter CorA family protein — MSNQAVRGQIWHKGEPVDGFELEKVSDCIDDPDRLVWADLINPTHDTMTRLAEELSLNKWAVEDALAASERVKATAYAKHTFVTVYAVAFDAPTATTGDEAVDAAAARIRFERISLFIVHNALITVRLTEGGGDRGDSEYSDVFDMDEVLRRWDEIGGQDYGVGALLHGLLDVVVDGHFDTVQQLDDAIEDLEELLFDEKVASRALQRRTYSLRKNLVALRRVVLPMREVVSLIQRKRHELGHGDTLEPEFTDLYDHVLRVTEWTESLRDMVTTVFETNLSLQDARLNTVMKQLTAWAAIIAVPTAITGFYGQNVPFPGFEHTGGFITSVSLLVVSMTVLYLLFKRRDWL, encoded by the coding sequence GTGAGCAACCAGGCCGTGCGCGGCCAGATCTGGCACAAGGGCGAACCGGTCGACGGCTTCGAGCTCGAGAAGGTGTCGGACTGCATCGACGACCCGGACCGCCTCGTCTGGGCCGATCTGATCAACCCGACGCACGACACGATGACCCGGCTCGCCGAAGAACTCAGCCTCAACAAGTGGGCGGTCGAGGACGCGTTGGCGGCCTCCGAGCGGGTCAAGGCCACCGCCTACGCCAAGCACACCTTCGTCACGGTCTACGCCGTCGCGTTCGATGCACCCACGGCGACGACCGGGGACGAGGCCGTCGACGCCGCCGCGGCCCGGATCCGGTTCGAGCGGATTTCCCTGTTCATCGTGCACAACGCGCTGATCACCGTGCGGCTCACCGAGGGCGGCGGCGACCGGGGTGACAGCGAGTACAGCGACGTCTTCGACATGGACGAGGTGCTGCGCCGGTGGGATGAGATCGGTGGGCAGGACTACGGCGTGGGCGCACTCCTGCACGGACTGCTCGACGTGGTGGTCGACGGGCACTTCGACACCGTCCAGCAGCTCGACGACGCCATCGAGGATCTCGAGGAGCTGCTGTTCGACGAGAAGGTCGCCTCCCGGGCCCTGCAGCGGCGCACCTATTCGCTGCGCAAGAACCTCGTCGCGCTGCGCCGCGTGGTGCTGCCGATGCGCGAGGTGGTGTCGCTGATCCAGCGCAAGCGACACGAGCTCGGCCACGGCGACACCCTCGAGCCCGAGTTCACCGACCTCTACGACCACGTCCTGCGGGTCACCGAGTGGACCGAGTCGCTGCGCGACATGGTGACCACCGTGTTCGAGACCAACCTCTCGTTGCAGGACGCCCGCCTCAACACGGTGATGAAACAGCTCACGGCATGGGCCGCGATCATCGCCGTCCCGACCGCGATCACCGGTTTCTACGGCCAGAACGTCCCGTTCCCCGGTTTCGAGCACACCGGCGGGTTCATCACCAGCGTGTCGTTGCTGGTGGTGTCGATGACGGTGCTCTACCTGCTGTTCAAGCGGCGGGATTGGCTGTAG
- a CDS encoding D-alanine--D-alanine ligase family protein → MLIPAPESGSSPGETPGRHRLVVLFGGVSAEHDVSCVSAAHVLAAADRSRYDLVPIGITHEGQWVRNDDAIAALTGSHALPSSLSTTGTEVEALKLLRDADSDAPIVVLPLLHGPHGEDGTVQGMLELAGIPYVGSGVLGSALCMDKAMAKVATAQAGIPQCRWLEYRDGIGTRSDIVDRVLAELGLPVFVKPANLGSSVGISKAHDADELVAAIDLALTYDEVIVIEEGVVGREIEVAVLGNAIPETSLPGEILPGAEFYDYEDKYLNGTAALSIPAKLTDDAIAEVRELAGRAFTALRCSGMARVDFFYEEDGRGWLLNEVNTIPGFTPSSMYPKMWEATGLEYTDLIDRLVGLAVERHRRRSGFSTHR, encoded by the coding sequence ATGCTGATTCCCGCCCCCGAGAGCGGTTCCTCTCCCGGCGAGACCCCGGGCCGGCACCGCCTCGTGGTCCTGTTCGGCGGCGTCTCCGCCGAGCACGACGTCTCCTGCGTCTCCGCCGCACACGTGTTGGCCGCGGCCGACCGCAGCCGGTACGACCTCGTCCCCATCGGCATCACCCACGAGGGGCAGTGGGTCCGCAACGACGACGCCATCGCCGCGCTCACCGGGTCGCACGCCCTTCCCTCCTCGCTGAGCACGACTGGCACCGAGGTCGAGGCACTGAAGCTGCTCCGGGACGCCGATTCCGACGCCCCGATCGTGGTTCTGCCGCTGCTGCACGGACCGCACGGCGAGGACGGCACCGTGCAGGGCATGTTGGAGCTCGCGGGCATCCCCTACGTCGGCAGCGGAGTGCTCGGGTCCGCGCTGTGCATGGACAAGGCGATGGCCAAGGTCGCCACGGCCCAGGCCGGGATCCCGCAATGCCGCTGGTTGGAGTACCGCGACGGCATCGGCACCCGCTCCGACATCGTCGACCGGGTACTGGCCGAACTGGGCCTGCCGGTGTTCGTCAAGCCCGCCAACCTCGGATCGTCGGTCGGCATCTCCAAGGCCCACGACGCCGACGAACTCGTCGCCGCCATCGACCTGGCCCTGACCTACGACGAGGTGATCGTCATCGAGGAGGGCGTCGTCGGTCGCGAGATCGAGGTCGCGGTGCTCGGCAACGCGATTCCGGAGACCTCCCTTCCCGGCGAGATCCTGCCCGGCGCGGAGTTCTACGACTACGAGGACAAGTACCTCAACGGCACCGCGGCACTGTCGATCCCGGCGAAACTCACCGACGACGCCATCGCCGAGGTACGCGAACTCGCAGGCCGCGCGTTCACCGCGCTGCGGTGCTCGGGCATGGCCCGGGTCGACTTCTTCTACGAGGAGGACGGCCGCGGCTGGCTGCTCAACGAGGTGAACACCATTCCCGGCTTCACCCCGTCGTCGATGTATCCGAAGATGTGGGAGGCGACCGGCCTCGAGTACACCGACCTGATCGATCGTCTCGTCGGGCTGGCCGTCGAGCGACACCGTCGACGCTCGGGGTTCTCCACTCACCGCTGA
- a CDS encoding UDP-N-acetylmuramoyl-tripeptide--D-alanyl-D-alanine ligase — MHFSANEVAEATGGRLTGPDVTVDGASIDSRTVAAGQLFVPIVAERDGHDFIATAVDAGASAFLTDRAVDSDATSIQVADTSLALADLGRAARARLTGPVIGVTGSVGKTSTKDLLAQVLSTQMRTAANERSFNNELGLPLTLFGAPDGTEAVVVEMGARGVGHIATLCDIAHPTIGVVTRVDGVHLELFGSIAAVAQAKGELVESLPADGLAVLNIDQEAVAAMASRTSARVIGYGLATPADVHAADIRLDSELRPTFTLHTPWGSVEVSMAARGRHQVSNALAATAVAGGVGIDLDKIAEGLSGAAISGLRMELSRTDSGVAVLNDSYNANPTSMNAALDALVGLSDRRRVAVLGVMAELGDTARAEHLAISERAATIGVDVIAVDAADYGPSVTHVPDINAAVAALSDLRSGDAVLVKGSRVAALERVAAALLAAPGAS; from the coding sequence GTGCATTTCTCAGCGAACGAGGTGGCAGAAGCGACCGGCGGCCGTCTCACCGGCCCCGATGTCACCGTCGACGGCGCCAGCATCGACTCGCGGACCGTGGCGGCGGGACAACTGTTCGTCCCGATCGTCGCCGAGCGTGACGGCCACGACTTCATCGCCACAGCCGTCGACGCCGGTGCATCGGCGTTCCTCACCGACCGCGCGGTGGATTCTGACGCGACGTCGATCCAGGTGGCCGACACCTCCCTCGCCCTCGCCGATCTCGGACGGGCGGCCCGCGCGCGGCTGACCGGACCGGTCATCGGGGTCACCGGCTCGGTGGGCAAGACCTCGACCAAAGATCTCCTCGCGCAGGTGCTCTCGACGCAGATGCGCACCGCGGCCAACGAGCGGTCGTTCAACAACGAGCTGGGTCTGCCGTTGACGCTGTTCGGCGCGCCCGACGGCACCGAGGCGGTGGTGGTCGAGATGGGCGCCCGCGGAGTCGGACACATCGCGACGCTCTGCGACATCGCGCACCCCACCATCGGCGTCGTCACGCGGGTCGACGGGGTTCACCTGGAGTTGTTCGGCAGCATCGCCGCGGTCGCGCAGGCGAAGGGGGAACTCGTCGAGTCGTTGCCCGCCGACGGACTGGCCGTGCTGAACATCGACCAGGAGGCGGTCGCGGCGATGGCGTCACGGACGTCTGCGCGTGTCATCGGCTACGGCCTCGCCACACCCGCCGACGTCCACGCCGCCGACATCCGACTCGACTCCGAGCTCCGCCCGACCTTCACCCTGCACACCCCGTGGGGGTCGGTCGAGGTGTCGATGGCCGCGCGCGGTCGTCATCAGGTGTCGAACGCGCTGGCCGCGACCGCGGTGGCCGGTGGCGTCGGCATCGACCTCGACAAGATCGCCGAGGGGCTGTCCGGTGCGGCCATCTCCGGCCTGCGGATGGAGCTGTCGCGCACCGACTCCGGGGTCGCGGTGCTCAACGACTCCTACAACGCCAACCCGACCTCGATGAACGCGGCGCTCGACGCGCTCGTCGGGTTGTCCGACCGGCGCCGGGTCGCGGTTCTCGGGGTGATGGCCGAACTCGGTGACACCGCGCGCGCCGAGCACCTCGCCATCAGCGAACGCGCCGCCACCATCGGCGTGGACGTGATCGCCGTCGACGCAGCCGATTACGGCCCGTCGGTCACCCATGTTCCCGACATCAACGCCGCGGTCGCCGCGCTGAGCGACCTGCGGTCCGGGGATGCCGTTCTCGTCAAGGGCAGTCGGGTCGCGGCACTCGAACGGGTCGCGGCTGCATTGCTCGCCGCACCGGGCGCCTCCTGA
- a CDS encoding acyltransferase family protein produces the protein MNVDDRRPAPTPGRATRRVDSLTGIRTLAAFLVCATHAAFWTGNYTDDLAGRFFARLEIGVAIFFVLSGYLLFKPWMASLATGGRRPSVRRYAEHRARRILPAYWVTVLAVYAIFAWWRTDTSDLGQGWSGLLRNLTLTQIYGYGHLHSGLTQMWSLAAEVGFYLVLPIAGWLIVSAVCRRRWRLDLVVISLVVLGSVSPLWAIVTHTGDGLDPTARLWPPAFLTWFVGGMLLAALAQTRLRINPLLSVLIAVLAFQVSCTSIAGEPTITPLSGSATVIKLLLYLVVALGLIAPLVLGPAGSWWDRLMGSGPMVWLGEISYEFFLVHLMVVELVMDLLGYTIFTGSMVGVLIVTSVLSIPVAWLLHRLTVVFWRPRATAPKRESVPSVP, from the coding sequence CTGAACGTCGACGACCGTCGGCCGGCGCCCACCCCGGGTCGGGCGACCAGGCGCGTCGACTCTCTGACCGGGATCCGTACGCTCGCGGCATTTCTCGTGTGCGCGACACACGCCGCTTTCTGGACGGGCAACTACACCGACGACCTCGCGGGCCGGTTCTTCGCCCGCCTGGAGATCGGTGTCGCGATCTTCTTCGTGCTGTCGGGCTACCTGCTGTTCAAGCCGTGGATGGCGTCGCTGGCCACCGGCGGCCGTCGCCCCTCGGTGCGGCGTTACGCCGAACACCGGGCGCGACGGATCCTGCCCGCCTACTGGGTCACGGTGCTGGCGGTCTACGCGATCTTCGCGTGGTGGCGCACCGACACCTCCGACCTCGGCCAGGGGTGGTCGGGGTTGCTGCGCAACCTGACGCTGACGCAGATCTACGGCTACGGCCACCTGCACTCTGGGCTCACCCAGATGTGGAGTCTGGCCGCCGAGGTCGGCTTCTACCTCGTCCTGCCGATCGCCGGATGGCTGATCGTCAGCGCCGTGTGTCGCCGACGGTGGCGTCTGGACCTGGTTGTCATCTCGCTGGTGGTCCTCGGGTCGGTGTCGCCGCTCTGGGCGATCGTCACCCACACCGGGGACGGGCTCGACCCGACCGCGCGGTTGTGGCCCCCGGCGTTCCTCACCTGGTTCGTCGGCGGCATGCTGCTGGCCGCGCTCGCCCAGACGCGGCTGCGGATCAACCCGTTGCTGTCGGTGCTGATCGCGGTGCTGGCGTTCCAGGTCAGTTGCACCTCGATCGCAGGCGAGCCGACGATCACGCCGCTGTCCGGATCGGCCACCGTCATCAAGCTGCTGCTCTACCTCGTCGTGGCGCTCGGCCTGATCGCGCCGCTGGTGCTCGGACCGGCCGGCTCGTGGTGGGACCGTCTGATGGGATCGGGCCCGATGGTGTGGCTCGGCGAGATCTCCTACGAGTTCTTCCTCGTCCATCTGATGGTCGTCGAACTGGTCATGGACCTGCTCGGGTACACGATCTTCACGGGGTCGATGGTCGGCGTGCTCATCGTCACCAGCGTGCTGAGCATCCCGGTGGCGTGGCTGCTGCACCGCCTGACCGTGGTGTTCTGGCGTCCGCGGGCCACCGCTCCGAAACGCGAATCCGTACCATCGGTCCCATGA
- a CDS encoding alpha/beta hydrolase-fold protein has protein sequence MSVPAGWSHHQGVSLLDGWFPLTVQIAAAVLLVVAIGWRTRRWRLIWLPASVAVAVLGAFLVHLYFDSQGLATDPAPRSLWIWVGVTVGALGVAVFGWRSARWWRRGVAIAVVPIALLATGIVLNQWVGYFPTVSAAWGEITSGPLPDQVSADDLASMRNTTRTTGALVPVTTPDSSSHFAHRTEYVYLPPTWFAGATPPTLPVVMMIAGEFNTPTDWIRTGDAMHTVDAYAAAHHGSAPVMVFVDAGGSFNNDTECVNGSRGNVADHLTDEVRPYVISHFHTSSSAASWGIVGWSMGGTCSVDLTVMHPDLFSSYVDIAGDAAPTAGTTDQTLSRLYGGNAATAASFDPVTVMRKHGPYQGISAWYDDTGGSPTRGHHPGGAGGGGHHWTRSAPSGGTGLGGRGEGPDTNDQGQAAQTLCAENRTVDIACQIHTQPGKHSWQFASTALSVSLPWLASTIGVPGA, from the coding sequence ATGTCAGTGCCCGCGGGCTGGTCTCACCACCAGGGTGTGTCGTTGCTCGACGGGTGGTTCCCGCTCACGGTCCAGATCGCCGCCGCGGTGCTGCTCGTGGTCGCGATCGGGTGGCGGACACGGCGCTGGCGCCTGATCTGGTTGCCTGCGTCGGTGGCGGTCGCCGTCCTCGGCGCGTTCCTCGTACACCTCTACTTCGACTCCCAGGGCCTGGCCACCGACCCCGCGCCGCGCAGCCTGTGGATCTGGGTCGGCGTCACCGTCGGCGCACTGGGGGTGGCGGTGTTCGGCTGGCGCAGTGCGCGGTGGTGGCGGCGCGGGGTCGCCATCGCCGTCGTGCCGATTGCCCTGTTGGCCACCGGGATCGTGCTCAACCAGTGGGTCGGGTACTTCCCGACCGTGTCGGCCGCCTGGGGTGAGATCACGTCCGGGCCGCTGCCCGACCAGGTGTCGGCCGACGACCTCGCGTCGATGCGCAACACCACCCGCACGACCGGCGCCCTGGTCCCGGTGACGACCCCGGACAGCTCGAGTCACTTCGCCCACCGCACCGAATACGTCTATCTGCCGCCGACGTGGTTCGCGGGCGCCACCCCACCGACCCTGCCGGTCGTCATGATGATCGCCGGCGAGTTCAACACCCCGACCGACTGGATCCGTACCGGCGACGCCATGCACACCGTCGACGCCTACGCAGCGGCCCACCACGGTTCAGCACCGGTGATGGTCTTCGTCGATGCGGGTGGATCGTTCAACAACGACACCGAGTGCGTGAACGGATCGCGCGGCAACGTCGCCGACCATCTCACCGACGAGGTCCGTCCGTACGTGATCTCCCACTTCCACACCTCGTCGTCTGCAGCGAGCTGGGGCATCGTCGGGTGGTCGATGGGCGGCACCTGCTCGGTCGACCTCACCGTGATGCACCCCGATCTGTTCTCGAGCTACGTCGACATCGCCGGCGACGCGGCCCCCACAGCCGGTACCACCGACCAGACCCTGTCGCGTCTGTACGGCGGGAACGCAGCCACCGCAGCGTCGTTCGATCCGGTCACCGTCATGCGCAAGCACGGTCCGTACCAGGGGATCTCGGCCTGGTACGACGACACCGGAGGCAGTCCGACGAGGGGCCACCACCCCGGAGGGGCGGGTGGAGGCGGCCACCACTGGACGCGTTCGGCACCGAGCGGCGGCACCGGACTCGGCGGGCGCGGCGAGGGACCCGACACGAATGATCAGGGGCAGGCGGCACAGACGTTGTGCGCGGAGAACCGCACCGTCGACATCGCGTGCCAGATCCACACCCAACCGGGCAAGCACTCCTGGCAATTCGCGTCGACGGCGCTGTCGGTGTCGCTGCCGTGGCTGGCCTCGACCATCGGGGTCCCCGGTGCCTGA
- a CDS encoding helix-turn-helix domain-containing protein, with amino-acid sequence MPQDRTALSAFLRDRRDRLTPTSVGLTDYGRRRVPGLRREELAQLAGVSPDYYSKLEQGRQANVSPEVLRAIARALRLDAVESAYLHDLAAPASAPDPVVQVADAGLLQVMQALDHVPVILLGRAGEILASNALIRAALSLPMETGASLHHYLFRDPIARERIVNWSQFASAAVAGLRRDAARRPSDPVLAALIEELRVSEPQFAQWWDDHEVLEFERTIKVIQHPSAGTMQFGIEFLCTPGNPDQSLIVYTVEPGSTTARVLPILASWDPDSTISV; translated from the coding sequence ATGCCCCAGGACCGCACCGCGTTGAGCGCTTTCCTGCGTGATCGTCGCGATCGCCTCACGCCCACGTCGGTCGGGTTGACGGACTACGGGCGGCGCCGCGTGCCGGGTCTGCGGCGCGAGGAGTTGGCCCAGCTCGCCGGCGTAAGTCCGGACTACTACAGCAAGCTCGAACAGGGACGGCAGGCGAACGTCTCGCCGGAGGTGTTGCGGGCGATCGCCCGGGCGCTGCGGCTCGACGCGGTCGAATCCGCGTATCTACATGATCTCGCCGCGCCGGCGTCAGCACCCGATCCGGTTGTGCAGGTGGCCGATGCGGGTCTGCTACAGGTGATGCAGGCGCTCGACCACGTCCCCGTCATCCTGCTCGGTCGCGCGGGCGAGATCCTCGCCAGCAATGCCCTGATCCGTGCGGCGCTCAGCCTTCCCATGGAGACCGGGGCGTCGTTGCACCACTACCTGTTCCGCGATCCGATCGCGCGGGAGCGGATCGTGAACTGGTCACAGTTCGCGTCGGCCGCGGTGGCCGGGCTGCGTCGCGACGCCGCCCGCCGCCCAAGTGATCCCGTGCTGGCCGCACTGATTGAGGAACTCCGTGTGTCCGAGCCGCAGTTCGCACAGTGGTGGGACGACCACGAGGTCCTGGAGTTCGAGCGCACGATCAAGGTCATCCAGCACCCGTCGGCGGGCACGATGCAGTTCGGCATCGAGTTCCTGTGCACCCCGGGCAATCCCGACCAGAGTCTCATCGTCTACACCGTGGAGCCCGGATCGACGACGGCCCGGGTCCTGCCGATCCTCGCGAGCTGGGACCCGGATTCGACCATCTCGGTCTGA
- a CDS encoding SDR family NAD(P)-dependent oxidoreductase, whose protein sequence is MTTSDTHRLSGRTALVTGSTSGIGEAIAVTLAAHGASVVVSGRDADRGTAVVTRIRDAGGTASFVPVDLAGSYADLRSFAAAVASELGGSVDILVNSAGIYPATATVDLADSDLDAMLAVNVRAPHVLVGELAPPMAQRGAGAIVTIGSWMAAVGSPFAAMYTATKAADEQLTRSWAAEFGPSGVRVNSVAPGVTLTPGNEDSRPILDAMTASTPAGTVVDPQDIADGVLFLVSDEASKIHGITLYVDGGINATRM, encoded by the coding sequence ATGACAACTTCCGACACGCACAGACTCTCCGGCCGCACGGCGCTCGTCACCGGATCCACCAGCGGGATCGGCGAGGCCATCGCCGTCACCCTCGCCGCTCACGGCGCGAGCGTCGTCGTCAGCGGCCGCGACGCCGACCGCGGCACCGCCGTCGTAACCCGTATCCGGGATGCGGGCGGCACCGCGTCGTTCGTGCCGGTGGACCTCGCGGGGAGCTACGCCGACCTGCGGTCGTTCGCCGCCGCCGTCGCATCCGAGCTCGGCGGGTCGGTCGACATCCTCGTCAACAGCGCGGGCATCTACCCGGCGACGGCAACGGTGGATCTCGCCGATTCCGATCTCGACGCGATGCTGGCGGTGAACGTCCGCGCACCCCACGTGCTCGTCGGTGAACTCGCCCCGCCCATGGCGCAGCGCGGTGCGGGGGCGATCGTCACGATCGGATCGTGGATGGCCGCGGTGGGTAGCCCGTTCGCAGCCATGTACACCGCGACCAAGGCGGCCGACGAACAGCTGACCCGGAGTTGGGCCGCCGAGTTCGGGCCGAGTGGGGTCCGGGTGAACTCGGTCGCGCCCGGCGTCACGTTGACCCCCGGCAACGAGGATTCCCGCCCGATCCTCGACGCCATGACCGCGTCCACGCCCGCGGGCACCGTCGTCGATCCGCAGGACATCGCCGACGGCGTGCTGTTCCTGGTCTCCGACGAGGCATCGAAGATCCACGGGATCACCCTGTACGTCGACGGCGGGATCAACGCGACGCGGATGTGA
- a CDS encoding acyl-CoA thioesterase: MTTDDGFAFSAHVPVRWSDMDAFGHINHARMVTLMEEARIQWLLSAGEEYQPLITSAMIVNVAIRYQAQLRHSDTPLHVGMWISTFRSVDFTISYEIRGAQAPADSKPACVATTQMAVVDIEKHTLRRLSPDEKAHLAAWSRS, from the coding sequence GTGACCACCGATGACGGCTTTGCGTTCAGTGCCCACGTCCCCGTCCGATGGTCGGACATGGACGCCTTCGGGCACATCAACCACGCCCGGATGGTCACTCTGATGGAGGAGGCGCGGATCCAATGGCTGCTGAGTGCGGGCGAGGAGTACCAGCCGCTGATCACCAGCGCGATGATCGTCAACGTCGCCATCCGCTACCAGGCACAGCTCCGCCACTCCGACACCCCGCTGCACGTCGGGATGTGGATCAGCACGTTCCGGTCGGTCGACTTCACCATCTCCTACGAGATCCGCGGCGCGCAGGCGCCGGCCGACTCGAAACCGGCCTGCGTCGCGACCACGCAGATGGCCGTCGTCGACATCGAGAAGCACACCCTCCGCCGCCTCTCCCCCGACGAGAAGGCCCACCTCGCCGCGTGGTCACGCAGCTGA